Below is a window of Leptospira sp. WS58.C1 DNA.
AGAAAAGAAGCGATCCTTCCGTCGGATGAATCTCCGGTAGGATTATAATCCACCATGCAGATCTTTTTTACGATAGGGGGATTTTGGCGTGCACTCATCTCTCTAAGATAAGCGTTTACCCTTTCCTTATCCAAGGTCAGTTCTCTTGCGAGCTGTTCCGCACTGGGAAGAATTTTATTCGCTACAAACTTTTCCGTCCAATCGCCAATGATCAGTACTAATTTATGAATTCCCTTGTACTGGAAATCCCCTCTGGCCTCTAACGCTTGGGTTAACTGTAAAGCCGAGTTATAATCCGCTACCTTGAGTTCCGGAGATTGGGGATCCAGCATGAGTCATCCTCTTCGACTAGAGTAGGTTTTTCCGATACATCAATTCCGCGTTTAAAATCGCGGCACCGGCAGCCCCACGGACCGTATTATGACTTAGGACAACATATTTCCAATCTAAAATCGGATCAGGTCTAAGTCTTCCCACTACGGTAGTCATCCCTCTCCCTGTTTCCAGGTCCAAACGAGGCTGGGGTCTGTCTTCTTCTTGACGATAAAGAATCGGAAAATCCGGAGCGAGAGGCAACTTTAATTCTTGAGGCTCACCCTTAAAAGAAGACCAGGCTTCTAAAATTTCGGACTCTGTCGGCTTCTTCTTGAATTTTACGGAAACACAAACCGTATGCCCGTCAAAAACAGGGACTCGATTGCAATGAGCGGAAATTTTAAAATCAGCGAGTACGATCTTTCCACCTTCTGTCTTTCCCAGACATTTCAAAGGTTCGATCTCCGCCTTATCTTCTTCTCCACCGATAAAAGGGACTACGTTTCCTAAAATATCCATGGTAGGAACTCCTGGATAACCGGCTCCGGAGATAGCCTGCATGGAGAATAACATAACGGACTCAATACCGAATTTTTCGTAGAGAGGTTTAAGAGAGATGGTGACTCCCATGATCGTACAATTGGAGTTAGTCACGATCTTTCCCGGAGTTTTTTGGCTGGAGAGTACATCCAAATGGTTCGCGTTCACTTCCGCAGAAAGAAGAGGAACGTTTTCGACCATTCTATGATTTTTAGAATTGGAAATAATATGGATACCGGCTTCGGCAAAAGAAGTTTCCACCTCTCCTGCGATAGAAGCGTCCAAACCGGAAAAAGCCAATTTAGCACCTTGGGTAATCTTTGGGTCCGGCAAAGTGATAATTATGTCACGAGCATATTTAGGGATCTCTCCCGAGATCTTCCAACGCTTCTTCATGACTTCCGCATATGTTTTGCCTGCGCTATTCTCGGATGCGCATAGATGGGTTACCTGAAAATAAGGATGGTTTTCCAAAAGTTGGATAAACCTTTGCCCGACGGAGCCGGTGGCTCCCAAAACAGCTACGTTAATTTTGCTCATAGAACTTATTGACCGCTCGCGAACTCAAAGCCCGCTATTATTGTTTTTTTCTATTTTTTCCCGAGACCCCGGACTGTCATTCGACAAATTTAGCGATGAGCGCTGCATACTTAGAATTCATCTTTTGAGTTCCGGCATACGTAAGATGATGAAAGTCCCAAAAATCAGTCGAAGGCAGAGTCCGGCTTAGATCCACAAAATTGTCCCCGCCTCCGCTGATTTCTTTCAGATAAGACAAATGCTCTTTATACCATTCCGAATTCCCATACCAGGAAAGGCTTACCGGGTTTTCAGGATTGTTTATTAAGAGAAACGGCAAATCCTTCTCTTTGAAAAAAGAAATGAGCTTCTTCATATAACGAAAATGAAGAATAGGACGGAACTTCTCCTTTGCGATCTTCTTCTTAGAGTCCGCGAGCACCTGAATGTACTGTAATCCTGGTCTTTTTTTTAGGTCTGTCAGAAGACGAAAATAAAAATATTCCTCATATTGCTTATCGGACATCCCTAGAAAGCGTAGGTCTTCCAACCTTTCTTCTCGAACCGGCTTTCTATCCAAAATCGAAAGATCATCTTCTTTCCCGAAAATCTGTTGGAGCCTTATTCCGAGAACATCCCGAGCCCAATCTTTATGCTCCGCTCCCGCAAAATATGGGATCCAAGTATTGGAAAGTTCCGCCCGGATCCAGTTTTCCTTCTCCCCTTGATTCAAAAATCTAGGATCCAGAAGAATTTTTTTCCAACCTGGACTCGTAAACTCCAAGGTTTGTTTTACGGTATGAGAAGAATTTTCCAAGTCCAGGATGAGCTTTCCGTCCTTCAGGACTTCTTCCACTACCTGGATATAAAAACCTTTGCGAGCCATATAAGGTTTCGGCTGGAAAGAAAAAACTTTCCCGGTCCATCCTCGGAACGTCACTTTTTCCGGAATATCCACACCATTGTATTCCCTAAAGCTGGTGTTCCTACCAAAACGATGCTCATAAAGAGAAGAAGAAATTTTCCAATAAATTTCCTTATAACGATACGAACCGAAGAGTGAAGCCGCTAGATATTCCGAACTTTTCTCCAATCCGATCAAATCCCAAAACTCCACGAGCGTTTCCCAAGGAAAAATGATCTTAGATTGAGGAGCATCCCTAAAATCCAAGGCATCCAGAATGAGCTTGGATTCTTCCGCAGTTTCGTTTTTACCATTCTTCGGATCCAGAACATAGGTCCTATACAATCTCCAATCCACAAAGTTTACCGGATACACCACAAGATCCGGAGATAAACTTAGGAATTGGTTCTTCATCAAGTACACATCCAAAGGGGGCATACCCGCGTAAGATAAAAAGACGACGTCCAAATCCTTCCCAGTGATCTTACGAAGCTCTTTCTCTAGATCCTTGGGATTAATGGAATAACCCGTAACGCTGGAACCTATTACTAATACGCGGAATTTCTGCTTCGAAATCTTTTCGAAAGTTTTAAACTCGTGTAAAAAATTATAAAAATAATCCGCGCCCCAAGAAGATTCGTTAGGCAAGAGCCAAAACGTGTATCGAAACAAGAAGAAGTCCAAAAAAAATACGGAGATCGCAACGGAAAATAAGATCGTTAACTTGGAACGGAACACAGCTCCATAAACTGAAAGTAATTGCCTGTTTGTCCAGAAATTGTTGCATTTTCTACTTTACCTAGGATGAGGCATTGGCCAGGATTCCCAAGTGGTTTGGCTCTGGACTTCGATAATTATTTTCCTAGTCTCACTTATATTTTCCCTATTTACCGCACCTAAAGAAATTTTCTGGAACATGGAAGCTCTGTATCTTCCTTCCGTTTTAATCGATGTTCTTCGGGACGGAGGCTCCTTAAGGACCTGGTCATTTGCCCCCACACCTTATTTTTTTCCGGACCTACCGATCGTTTTTATATTCGGCTATATAACGGAGAATGTTTTCAGGACCTTAACATTTTACGCGATCTTCCAAACATCTCTACTCGCATATCTATTAGGAAAATTCGTCCGGGCAATGGAACCGAAAATGCCCAGACCCCAAAGTTATGTATTCAGCTTACTCTCACTTTCTTCCATATTATTGATCGCTGAAAAATTTCCATTATTGTATTTTTTATATTTTCCATCCGTACATATAAGCGCCTTTCTCACAACGCTCTGGATCTGGCCTTATCTAAGAAGAGAGAAGGTTAAGATACCGAAATATTCCATT
It encodes the following:
- the asd gene encoding aspartate-semialdehyde dehydrogenase, producing the protein MSKINVAVLGATGSVGQRFIQLLENHPYFQVTHLCASENSAGKTYAEVMKKRWKISGEIPKYARDIIITLPDPKITQGAKLAFSGLDASIAGEVETSFAEAGIHIISNSKNHRMVENVPLLSAEVNANHLDVLSSQKTPGKIVTNSNCTIMGVTISLKPLYEKFGIESVMLFSMQAISGAGYPGVPTMDILGNVVPFIGGEEDKAEIEPLKCLGKTEGGKIVLADFKISAHCNRVPVFDGHTVCVSVKFKKKPTESEILEAWSSFKGEPQELKLPLAPDFPILYRQEEDRPQPRLDLETGRGMTTVVGRLRPDPILDWKYVVLSHNTVRGAAGAAILNAELMYRKNLL